The genomic interval GCGCAGCACGCAGATAAACAGAATGAGCGAGGGCGTCAGAATGCTGAACAGAATCTTCAGTTCCTTTGTTGAGGCCAGAATCAGATCGCCGTACAACACCGCGTTGATTTCCATCAGGCCGGGGCCGCTTTTGGAAACCAGCAGAATAGTCAGTGCCGTCGCCGCGATGAAGATGATGCCCATCAGCGTATCGCGCGGAATCCGCTGATTTTCAAACGGTATGGCGAACAGGCTGACGGCTCCGAGCACCAGTGCAAACGATCCCGCAATCGGAGGAATCCCCAACAAAAACGAGGCGGCCACCCCGCAGGCGGCCACTTCGGACAGGGTAATGCCGATGAAAACCGCACGTTTCAGAATCACGAACACCCCGAGCAGCGAGCAGACGGCGGAAATCAGCATCCCTGCCGTCAGCGCTTCGGGAAACTGGCAGT from Verrucomicrobia bacterium S94 carries:
- a CDS encoding metal ABC transporter permease; this translates as MHDAMSCIYCQFPEALTAGMLISAVCSLLGVFVILKRAVFIGITLSEVAACGVAASFLLGIPPIAGSFALVLGAVSLFAIPFENQRIPRDTLMGIIFIAATALTILLVSKSGPGLMEINAVLYGDLILASTKELKILFSILTPSLILFICVLRPTLYSFMDREGAKVLGIKTWIWESLYFLMLGMIISAASQIAGALLIFCYLVVSPAAALMASKKIAHVLLIAPLLAMLATFIGMVVSFNFDLPTNQTICISSCILFVLVSTISGVCRRLLPIEHQH